The Besnoitia besnoiti strain Bb-Ger1 chromosome IV, whole genome shotgun sequence genome contains a region encoding:
- a CDS encoding hypothetical protein (encoded by transcript BESB_053880), whose protein sequence is MDGLTPVPVSALPPTAPSFDVRGSPDISTKCFVASDENSLSTDCGPPTSPHFGPPASPPSRGLSREAEAPSSSFFQGVAQGGASAGCATGGRDLSAVDRSCVLQDRPSAAVEGDSEGAPAAMNRFEAVSAYSHSRHLPANSQARGCGSRGSVPHTLTTSVSPSALPSPQENPVGYRNLELFVSTLLHQCESAMARQRRASATCLFFALHRAASSSRARLLKWACTRWQVNTSLASFSEGSSSSAYAPLGDRPASALSHLSWKTARPQTDPVDGGLSRMVDERSLSLLVRHFNPDLLSAPRAGASTSSSTAGQLAAPLPRQAAEGAPVLGSKEARRPTPPESVIRDSRDAGKYCSIGKPASVLGAGLVAERALPCVPADSPDRGSLPPRSASIGVQSSVPLASAWSRSWLSARSTSGSSLGGSCSVRSSQALSLGRPTPEDLVLCLLELGDGVPNALAAKLSQGTRKAQRLREAGSGTTDLLNAVASALVRSESEKPVCEAVAPRERAVAPVAANRGGGAPSRGTVPSRHPKNAETCYGTRLEARREVKKLGGGTNRRSGPSAREEQVEARGRVCADAGGRGMGNGASDWIRNTDWSRRDSRLLLPAVAASLLTLDYESFISSTLCGDAPAQGAADSPPSVSTSPT, encoded by the exons ATGGACGGCCTCACCCCCGTCCCCGTCTCAGCCCTACCACCGACTGCGCCTTCGTTTGATGTTCGCGGGTCGCCTGATATCTCTACAAAATGCTTCGTAGCTTCCGATGAGAACTCCCTTTCGACAGACTGCGGCCCTCCAACGTCACCTCATTTCGGgcctcctgcgtcgccgccttccaggGGTCTGAGTAGAGAAGCTGaagcgccttcgtcctccttcttccAGGGCGTCGCACAGGGCGGGGCTTCTGCTGGCTGCGCCACGGGAGGTCGGGATCTATCCGCTGTTGACCGGTCATGCGTCCTACAAGACCGCCCCAGTGCCGCCGTCGAGGGCGATAGCGAAGGGGCCCCAGCGGCAATGAACCGTTTTGAGGCGGTCTCCGCCTACTCTCATTCACGTCACCTCCCGGCAAATTCGCAagctcgaggctgcggatcTCGTGGTTCAGTGCCGCACACCCTTACCACGAGTGTCTCACCGTCTGCACTCCCGTCGCCACAGGAGAACCCTGTGGGGTACCGAAACTTGGAATTGTTTGTCTCGACTCTCTTGCACCAGTGCGAGTCCGCTATGGCGCGTCAgcgtcgcgcctcagcgacatgtctcttctttgcgctccaccgcgccgcctcctcttccagaGCGCGCCTTCTGAAATGGGCCTGCACGCGCTGGCAGGTCAACACGTCCCTGGCGTCCTTCTCAGAAGGAAGCAGCTCCTCGGCGTACGCTCCTCTTGGTGACCGTCCTGCTTCCGCACTGAGCCACCTCTCGTGGAAgaccgcgcggccgcagacagaTCCCGTCGACGGAGGGCTTTCTCGCATGGTCGATGAAAggagtctctctctgcttgttCGGCACTTCAATCCTGACCTCCtatctgcgcctcgcgccggggCCTCAACGTCGTCCTCGACCGCAGGCCagctcgcagcgccgctccctcgtcaagcggcggagggcgcgcccgTTCTTGGCTCGAAAGAGGCTCGGCGGCCGACCCCGCCAGAGAGTGTCAtcagagacagccgcgatGCCGGAAAATACTGCAGCATCGGCAAACCAGCCAGTGTTCTCGGAGCAGGCCTTGTAGCGGAACGCGCCCTCCCATGCGTGCCTGCTGACTCCCCTGATCGGGGAAGCTTGCCCCCTAGAAGCGCGTCAATCGGAGTGCAGTCGTCTGTTCCTCTCGCCAGCGCGTGGAGCAGGAGCTGGCTGAGCGCCAGGAGCACTTCTGGGAGCTCTTTGGGAGGAAGCTGCAGCGTTCGGAGCTCGCAAGCCCTTTCACTTGGGAGGCCGACGCCGGAAGACCTAGTTCTGTGCCTGCTGGAGCTGGGTGATGGAGTGCCCAACGCCCTTGCTGCAAAGCTCTCTCAGGGGACaaggaaggcgcagaggctgagGGAAGCAGGCTCAGGCACCACAGACCTTCTCAATGCTGTGGCGTCCGCGTTGGTGCGATCCGAAAGCGAAAAACCGGTCTGTGAAGCGGTGGCGCCAAGAGAGCGGGCGGTGGCGCCGGTTGCGGCGAATCGCGGAGGGGGGGCACCCTCTCGAGGCACTGTGCCCAGCCGCCACCCGAAAAACGCGGAGACTTGCTATGGAACTCGACTCGAAGCGAGGCGGGAAGTGAAGAAATTGGGAGGAGGCACTAACCGCCGATCCGGGCCCTCTGCGCGAGAGGAGCAGGTGgaggctcgcgggcgcgtttGCGCGGACGCTGGGGGACGTGGCATGGGGAATGGAGCATCAGACTGGATACGGAATACTGACTGGTCTCGACGAGACTCCCGCCTTTT GCTGCCAGCTGTTGCCGCATCTTTGCTAACGCTGGACTACGAGAGCTTCATTTCGTCCACCCTGTGCGGGGATGCTCCAGCCCAAGGGGCCGCAGATTCGCCTCCTTCTGTGTCAACATCTCCAACGTGA